A stretch of Novipirellula artificiosorum DNA encodes these proteins:
- a CDS encoding DUF1559 family PulG-like putative transporter, translating into MKRQQTGFTLVELLVVITIIGILMGLLLPAVNAARERARMQQCLANMKNYGLAAIQYENTKGELPGYLMDFGTFTTGIDPTETDSSATPPPSHRKIGTWAVALLPWLDAQPTYEHWSEDRYPVVDGAGGDRQGTSGRDAGDGFHEMAAPNLAIFQCPSNPNDSSEWGSNSYIANNGLYIAPPPFPTSGLISFDDSQDRANGAFNAKAVLPAGPRVRLDDFKDGQGNTVLFSESVQALPWHRAGFINASDLVASPLVPAAFSNARATQGMMWHYEDPDASASLPWSNGTPAEVFSVHRINGGGTNPGLDIFNLTMHDTLRSGGMDIGGRAAYPQDLARPSSAHVDGVNASMADGGTRYIGEQIDYRVYQALLTPRGKSSDVPWQEFVLNDDDY; encoded by the coding sequence ATGAAGCGACAACAAACTGGTTTCACCCTTGTCGAATTGCTGGTGGTGATCACGATCATCGGCATCTTGATGGGGCTATTGCTTCCTGCCGTCAACGCGGCTCGAGAACGAGCTCGTATGCAGCAGTGCCTTGCCAACATGAAGAATTACGGCTTGGCCGCGATCCAATATGAAAACACCAAAGGCGAGTTGCCGGGTTACCTGATGGATTTCGGGACCTTCACGACCGGAATCGATCCGACGGAAACCGACTCGTCGGCAACGCCTCCGCCATCCCATCGCAAGATCGGCACTTGGGCCGTCGCCCTGTTGCCTTGGCTTGACGCGCAACCGACTTATGAGCACTGGAGTGAGGATCGCTACCCGGTCGTTGACGGTGCTGGCGGTGATCGCCAGGGGACGAGTGGTCGAGATGCGGGCGACGGATTTCATGAGATGGCGGCGCCTAACTTGGCGATTTTCCAATGTCCCAGCAATCCCAACGACAGTTCCGAATGGGGCAGCAACAGCTACATCGCGAACAATGGACTCTACATTGCACCACCTCCATTTCCTACTTCTGGACTGATTAGCTTTGATGATTCCCAGGACCGCGCAAATGGGGCGTTCAACGCCAAGGCAGTGTTGCCCGCAGGGCCTAGGGTTCGATTGGATGACTTCAAAGACGGACAGGGAAATACGGTTTTGTTTTCGGAGAGTGTTCAAGCGTTGCCGTGGCATCGAGCTGGGTTCATCAATGCGTCCGATCTCGTTGCCAGCCCGCTTGTACCCGCTGCTTTCTCCAACGCTCGCGCGACGCAAGGGATGATGTGGCACTACGAAGATCCCGATGCTTCCGCTTCTTTGCCTTGGTCAAATGGGACCCCAGCGGAGGTTTTTTCTGTGCATCGTATCAATGGCGGCGGGACCAACCCAGGTCTCGATATTTTTAATCTGACCATGCACGATACCTTGCGATCGGGCGGGATGGACATTGGCGGTCGGGCGGCGTATCCGCAAGACCTCGCTCGCCCCTCCTCGGCGCACGTTGACGGCGTGAATGCATCGATGGCTGACGGTGGAACTCGGTACATTGGTGAGCAAATTGATTATCGTGTCTACCAAGCGTTGCTGACCCCTCGTGGAAAAAGCAGTGATGTGCCGTGGCAAGAGTTCGTGTTGAACGACGACGACTATTAA